From a region of the bacterium genome:
- a CDS encoding NAD-dependent epimerase/dehydratase family protein, with translation MSFWKDKSVLVTGATGLVGSWLVHELLKQGSNVTALVLDNDPASELCRSGDIDRISVVNGNLSSYHDVARSMYTNECTEVFYLGAQTIVGTALLDPISTFESNIQVTWNVLEAVRQSEGMVKAVVVASSDKAYGSSRNLPYLEDHPLHGDGPYDVSKSCTDLLAQSYGNTYGLPVTVARCGNIYGGGDLNWSRIVPGTIRDLVLKKQPVLRSDGTFIRDYVHVDDVISGYMKLAEVSQEKKLNGEAFNFSRNEPLSVKALYEFICQATVGNYVEPLILNTAKSEIKDQHLNSTKAKTALGWSSSVSITDGLTKTVDWYRKYLLGSVNI, from the coding sequence ATGAGTTTTTGGAAGGACAAGAGCGTATTAGTTACGGGTGCAACAGGTTTAGTTGGATCATGGCTAGTGCATGAGCTTTTGAAGCAGGGCTCCAATGTCACTGCGCTTGTACTAGATAACGATCCCGCATCAGAGCTATGTAGAAGTGGCGACATTGACCGCATCTCTGTTGTGAACGGAAATTTGAGTTCGTACCATGATGTCGCCCGCTCTATGTATACCAATGAGTGCACAGAGGTCTTTTACCTAGGCGCTCAAACCATTGTGGGTACTGCGCTTTTGGATCCGATATCTACCTTTGAATCAAATATTCAGGTTACCTGGAATGTGCTCGAAGCCGTGCGACAGTCAGAAGGAATGGTTAAAGCAGTCGTTGTGGCATCCAGTGATAAGGCTTATGGCTCTTCGAGAAATCTGCCTTACCTTGAAGACCATCCTCTCCATGGAGATGGACCATATGATGTATCGAAATCTTGCACAGACTTACTGGCTCAGTCTTATGGAAATACTTACGGTTTGCCCGTAACGGTGGCCCGTTGTGGAAACATCTATGGCGGCGGGGATTTGAATTGGAGTCGCATTGTTCCTGGAACCATCCGCGATTTAGTGCTAAAAAAACAACCAGTCTTGCGAAGCGATGGAACATTCATTCGCGACTATGTTCACGTGGATGATGTTATTAGCGGATATATGAAACTTGCCGAAGTCTCTCAGGAGAAAAAACTAAATGGAGAAGCCTTCAATTTCTCTCGCAACGAGCCACTAAGCGTTAAAGCTCTCTACGAATTTATTTGTCAGGCAACAGTGGGGAATTACGTTGAACCCCTAATTCTTAATACCGCTAAATCTGAGATTAAAGATCAACATCTCAATAGCACTAAAGCTAAAACCGCTTTGGGCTGGAGTTCAAGTGTTTCGATTAC